From Streptomyces sp. NBC_00775, one genomic window encodes:
- a CDS encoding RNA polymerase subunit sigma-70 → MEMDTTDLIARARAGDHNAFRDLVQGHSHELQVHCYRILGSLQDAEDALQETLVSAWRNLGGFGQQSSLRTWLYKIATNRCLSMLRSDSRRPRIAPPLPEATLPEPSGAGDAPPWLEPYPDVLLDHLVDQRPGPEARYETTEAISLAFITALQLLPPRQRAALVLGDVLGYRAAEVAQMLDATQESVQSALKRARATVDNHLADSSSTGSSGTGNRRPARQPDTAAEHRLVARLTDALERADLDALIELLVSDVRLSMPPAMLEYRGIESAQRFFAAATFRPGRSYRVVPTRANGQPALGLYLADPHASVYRAYALLVITTADDQITAITGFNTNVMTRFGLPRTLPETH, encoded by the coding sequence ATGGAGATGGACACGACGGACCTGATCGCTCGGGCTCGGGCCGGCGACCACAACGCGTTCCGCGACCTGGTCCAGGGCCACTCGCACGAGTTGCAGGTGCACTGCTACCGCATCCTGGGATCCCTGCAGGACGCCGAGGACGCACTCCAGGAGACCCTCGTGTCCGCCTGGCGTAACCTTGGCGGCTTCGGCCAGCAGTCCTCGCTCCGGACCTGGCTCTACAAGATCGCGACCAATCGGTGCCTGAGCATGTTGCGCTCCGACAGCCGACGCCCCCGCATCGCCCCGCCGCTGCCCGAGGCCACCCTGCCCGAGCCCTCCGGCGCCGGCGATGCCCCGCCCTGGCTGGAGCCCTACCCCGACGTCCTGCTCGACCACCTCGTCGACCAGCGCCCCGGACCGGAGGCCCGCTACGAGACCACCGAGGCCATCTCCCTGGCCTTCATCACCGCCCTGCAACTGCTGCCCCCACGCCAACGCGCCGCGCTCGTCCTCGGCGATGTCCTGGGCTACCGCGCCGCCGAAGTCGCCCAAATGCTCGATGCCACCCAGGAATCGGTTCAAAGCGCCCTCAAACGAGCGCGGGCCACCGTCGACAACCACCTCGCCGACTCCAGCAGCACCGGCAGCAGCGGCACCGGCAACCGCAGGCCTGCACGCCAACCCGACACCGCCGCCGAACACCGGCTCGTCGCCCGGCTCACCGACGCCCTGGAACGCGCCGACCTGGACGCCCTGATCGAACTGCTCGTCAGCGACGTGAGACTCTCCATGCCCCCGGCCATGCTGGAATACCGCGGCATCGAATCAGCCCAGCGCTTCTTCGCCGCCGCCACCTTCCGCCCCGGCCGCAGCTACCGCGTGGTACCCACCCGCGCCAACGGCCAGCCCGCCCTCGGCTTGTACCTGGCAGACCCCCACGCCAGTGTCTACCGCGCCTACGCCCTCCTGGTCATCACCACCGCCGACGACCAGATCACCGCCATCACCGGCTTCAACACCAACGTCATGACGCGCTTCGGACTACCCCGAACCCTCCCCGAAACACACTGA
- a CDS encoding MFS transporter, translating into MSDAMTGSTAPPVGSFLATGRGRVTLALLCAVTFLDVVDGSIVNVALPTIRTHLGFSVQNLQWVVSGYLITYGGFLLLGGRAGDLLGRRRLLIAGTALFAASSLACGLADSQGLLVGARLAQGLGAAMMSPAALSILTTTFQDSDRHKALGVWARISGLAAAVGVFFGGLLTQDLGWRWVFFVNLPLCALVLIGAFRILKADHGRSVPGGFDAVGAVLVTASMLLLIFTLVKAPDEGWGAGRTIGGLAASAVLTAAFGVNEQRRTHPLVPMSIFRIKGLAAADATQVIAWAGFYSMFFFVTLYMQNVLGYSQLRTGLSYLPVTVGIGFGSTAATKMFIRTGTRPIIVSGALLAAGGIFWLSRIPVDGTYLGNLLAPLVVMATGLGLLYAGAQTAANAGVPEDQSGLAAALITTSFQLGSALGLAVFSGIATSRTSHLLAAHTPPPEALTAGFQRALLVSALCLVAAGAIALRASNTRGEPAATPETQQNLEPSYDPA; encoded by the coding sequence GTGAGCGACGCCATGACCGGGTCGACGGCGCCGCCGGTGGGGTCGTTCCTGGCGACCGGGCGTGGCAGGGTCACGCTGGCGCTGCTGTGCGCGGTGACCTTCCTGGACGTCGTGGACGGCTCGATCGTGAACGTCGCGCTGCCGACCATCCGTACGCATCTGGGGTTCTCGGTGCAGAACCTGCAGTGGGTGGTCAGCGGCTATCTGATCACCTATGGCGGGTTCCTGCTGCTGGGCGGTCGGGCCGGGGACCTGCTGGGGCGGCGGCGGCTGCTGATCGCCGGGACAGCGCTGTTCGCGGCGTCCTCGCTGGCCTGCGGGTTGGCCGACAGCCAGGGGCTGCTGGTCGGCGCCCGGCTCGCCCAGGGTCTCGGGGCGGCGATGATGTCCCCGGCCGCGCTGTCCATCCTGACCACCACCTTCCAGGACTCCGACCGGCACAAGGCGCTGGGCGTGTGGGCCAGGATCAGCGGGCTGGCCGCCGCAGTCGGAGTGTTCTTCGGCGGGCTGCTCACCCAGGACCTCGGCTGGCGGTGGGTGTTCTTCGTGAATCTCCCGCTGTGCGCGCTGGTGCTGATCGGAGCGTTCCGGATCCTGAAGGCCGACCACGGCCGGTCCGTGCCAGGCGGTTTCGACGCGGTCGGCGCGGTGCTGGTCACCGCGAGCATGCTGCTGCTGATCTTCACCTTGGTGAAGGCCCCGGACGAGGGCTGGGGTGCGGGACGCACCATCGGCGGGCTGGCCGCCTCGGCGGTGCTGACGGCCGCGTTCGGGGTCAACGAGCAGCGGCGCACCCACCCGCTGGTCCCGATGTCGATCTTCCGGATCAAGGGCCTGGCCGCGGCCGACGCCACCCAGGTGATCGCCTGGGCCGGGTTCTACTCAATGTTCTTCTTCGTCACTCTGTACATGCAGAACGTCCTGGGCTACTCCCAACTGCGCACCGGGCTCTCGTATCTGCCGGTGACCGTCGGCATCGGGTTTGGCTCCACCGCGGCGACGAAGATGTTCATCCGGACCGGTACCCGTCCGATCATCGTCTCCGGTGCGCTGCTCGCTGCCGGTGGCATCTTCTGGCTCTCCCGCATCCCAGTGGACGGCACCTATCTCGGCAACCTGCTCGCCCCGCTGGTGGTCATGGCGACCGGATTGGGGCTGCTGTATGCCGGTGCGCAAACGGCCGCGAACGCGGGCGTGCCGGAGGATCAGTCCGGATTGGCCGCGGCCCTGATCACCACCTCTTTCCAGCTCGGGTCAGCGCTCGGCCTGGCGGTGTTCAGCGGGATCGCGACCAGTCGCACCAGCCACCTGCTGGCCGCCCACACCCCGCCCCCGGAGGCACTCACTGCCGGATTCCAGCGGGCCCTGCTCGTCAGCGCCCTCTGCCTCGTGGCAGCCGGAGCCATCGCGCTGCGAGCCTCCAACACCCGCGGCGAACCCGCCGCCACACCAGAAACCCAACAAAACCTGGAACCCTCCTACGACCCCGCATAA
- a CDS encoding IS5 family transposase, which translates to MGGRQSYPSDLSDEAWELIRPVITSWKGQHRSVSGHEGRYEMREILNAILYQARVGCQWRYLPHDFPPYTAVYYYFGKWRDDGTDQAIHDLLRWQVRELRGRHEDPSAIVMDAQTVHASVNAPKETTGLDPGKRSRGRKRGIATDVLGLLIAVIVVAASVHDNAIGITLLDKVAAANPSVTKGWVDAGFKNAVVEHGRSLGIDVEVVSRDPQTKGFAPIPKRWVVEQTFGTLIHRRLARDYEALPASAVSMIYWSMTDVMARRITGTTTPTWRDPLPAGARAPTGESVHA; encoded by the coding sequence ATGGGCGGGCGGCAGTCGTACCCGAGTGATCTGTCGGATGAGGCGTGGGAGCTGATCCGGCCGGTCATCACGTCCTGGAAGGGGCAGCACCGCTCGGTCAGCGGGCATGAGGGCCGCTACGAGATGCGGGAGATCCTCAACGCGATCCTGTATCAGGCCCGGGTCGGCTGCCAGTGGCGTTACCTGCCGCACGACTTCCCGCCGTACACCGCCGTGTACTACTACTTCGGCAAGTGGCGCGATGACGGCACCGATCAGGCTATCCACGACCTGCTGCGCTGGCAGGTCCGCGAGTTGAGGGGCCGGCACGAGGACCCGTCCGCGATCGTGATGGACGCCCAGACGGTGCACGCCTCGGTCAATGCACCCAAGGAGACGACCGGGCTGGATCCGGGCAAGAGGAGCCGGGGCCGCAAGCGGGGCATCGCCACCGATGTGCTCGGCCTGCTCATCGCCGTGATCGTGGTCGCCGCGAGCGTCCACGACAACGCGATCGGAATCACGCTGCTGGACAAGGTGGCCGCGGCAAACCCGTCGGTGACCAAGGGCTGGGTGGATGCTGGGTTCAAGAACGCCGTCGTCGAGCACGGCCGGTCGCTGGGCATCGACGTCGAGGTGGTCTCGCGTGATCCGCAGACGAAGGGGTTCGCGCCAATACCGAAACGGTGGGTGGTCGAGCAGACTTTTGGCACCCTGATCCATCGCCGCCTGGCCCGCGACTACGAAGCACTGCCTGCCAGCGCGGTCTCGATGATCTACTGGTCGATGACCGACGTGATGGCTCGCCGGATCACCGGCACGACCACCCCGACCTGGCGTGATCCGCTGCCGGCCGGGGCCAGGGCCCCCACCGGCGAGTCCGTCCATGCGTGA
- a CDS encoding nuclear transport factor 2 family protein — translation MTTLQDLAARLDRVETELALHRLAHDYCVGADHRDPVRWKAIWTADAVWETSSDQIFTGIEAIRAAVEQQWQAFPIMQHATANHTVEIDGAAATGRSDVVVLAQLRDHRWIAGGGTYEDEYRRKGGIWRIARRRVVRPFDLAPLAPSDGPVYVDEPVPANPGDADEPYQ, via the coding sequence ATGACGACGCTACAAGATCTCGCCGCTCGCCTGGACCGAGTCGAGACCGAACTCGCACTGCACCGGCTGGCCCACGACTACTGCGTGGGTGCCGACCACCGCGACCCAGTCCGCTGGAAGGCAATTTGGACAGCGGACGCCGTGTGGGAGACCAGCTCGGACCAGATATTCACGGGGATCGAAGCCATCCGCGCGGCGGTCGAGCAGCAGTGGCAGGCATTCCCGATCATGCAGCATGCCACCGCCAACCACACGGTGGAAATCGACGGCGCTGCCGCGACCGGTCGATCTGACGTCGTGGTCCTGGCCCAACTCCGCGATCACCGCTGGATTGCCGGTGGAGGTACCTACGAGGACGAGTACCGGCGCAAGGGAGGGATCTGGCGCATAGCGCGGCGCCGGGTAGTACGTCCTTTCGACCTTGCGCCTTTGGCACCGAGCGATGGACCCGTCTATGTCGACGAACCAGTCCCGGCCAATCCTGGCGATGCTGATGAGCCGTACCAGTAG